Proteins encoded within one genomic window of Brenneria nigrifluens DSM 30175 = ATCC 13028:
- a CDS encoding TadE/TadG family type IV pilus assembly protein, with product MMNSVYRTLSALMSGGRRAAGRFLRQERGAGAVFYVLGTMALLVSAAFIVDTSTSTGDATQIKRATDAAALAVGHQAVISGNENREYDQEQMQELAFDYVKANLGLNGKLAEQLTLDKVSVSEGRSDNDYPTYTVTASFTTAPELLQLAESEQQVYSTVEVLNRSTEVALILPNTAKENSANLAALRRIGNEFAENLIGGRENIWLALVPHSQAVSVYDADQSERIRQWAESGALNPVELTSLFQSGYGSLADRRMPDRRYNLLCMYRGLNRGDNYFWDEEPAGQFRIYYRYDSNVSNAYESYSISWVGPNPNFGQATGANDTRSLVVDMGCPYAPLLPLTNDLDKIAGRLDEMRTGFNVNYAIAIGWAAMALAPNFRGSAGWGLDDELPKDFDEGNARRTKAIVMLVNSSDMLWFDSDSYNAYVGKPIDGCSAGTTTANDGCSDEQLITERFANLCTSFRERNIRFFLVVTGNDEAENESNNETIASASAFREVADAGLGGCAEKSADLTYYHGADFVASESKIRDRLSEITDELHQKSGFVRLIE from the coding sequence ATGATGAATAGTGTCTATCGAACCCTAAGCGCGCTGATGAGCGGCGGGCGGAGAGCCGCCGGCCGCTTTCTGCGCCAGGAGCGCGGCGCGGGAGCCGTTTTCTATGTGCTGGGCACCATGGCCCTGCTGGTCAGCGCCGCCTTTATCGTCGATACCTCGACCTCAACCGGCGATGCGACGCAAATCAAGCGCGCCACCGACGCGGCGGCGCTGGCGGTGGGGCACCAGGCGGTTATCAGCGGCAATGAAAATAGAGAGTACGACCAGGAGCAGATGCAGGAACTGGCGTTCGACTACGTCAAGGCCAATCTGGGGTTGAACGGCAAGCTGGCCGAACAGCTGACGCTCGACAAGGTAAGCGTCAGCGAAGGACGCAGCGATAATGATTATCCGACCTATACCGTGACCGCCAGCTTTACCACCGCGCCCGAACTGCTCCAGTTGGCGGAGTCCGAACAGCAGGTTTACTCCACCGTCGAGGTGTTGAACCGTTCGACGGAGGTGGCGCTGATCCTGCCCAACACCGCGAAAGAGAACAGCGCCAATCTGGCCGCCCTGCGCCGCATCGGCAACGAATTCGCGGAAAACCTGATCGGCGGGCGCGAAAACATCTGGCTGGCGCTGGTGCCCCATAGTCAGGCCGTCAGCGTCTATGACGCCGATCAGAGCGAGCGCATCCGCCAGTGGGCCGAATCGGGCGCGCTCAATCCGGTGGAACTCACCTCCCTGTTTCAGTCGGGCTACGGCAGTCTGGCCGATCGCCGCATGCCCGATCGCCGTTACAACCTGCTATGCATGTACCGTGGGTTGAACCGGGGCGACAATTACTTCTGGGATGAGGAACCGGCCGGGCAGTTCCGTATCTACTACCGCTACGACAGCAATGTTTCGAACGCCTACGAGAGCTACTCCATCTCCTGGGTCGGGCCGAACCCGAATTTCGGTCAGGCCACCGGCGCCAACGACACGCGCTCTCTGGTGGTTGACATGGGCTGTCCCTACGCGCCGCTGCTGCCGCTGACCAACGATCTGGACAAGATCGCCGGGCGGCTCGACGAGATGCGCACCGGTTTTAATGTCAACTACGCCATCGCCATCGGCTGGGCGGCAATGGCGCTGGCGCCTAACTTCCGCGGCAGCGCCGGCTGGGGGCTGGACGACGAACTGCCCAAAGATTTCGACGAGGGCAACGCACGGCGCACCAAGGCCATCGTGATGCTGGTCAACTCCAGCGACATGCTGTGGTTCGACAGCGATTCCTACAACGCGTACGTGGGTAAACCCATTGATGGCTGTAGCGCAGGGACGACGACGGCGAACGACGGCTGTTCTGACGAACAGTTGATTACCGAGCGCTTCGCCAATCTGTGCACCAGCTTCCGTGAGCGCAATATCCGTTTCTTTCTGGTGGTGACCGGCAACGACGAGGCGGAGAACGAATCGAACAACGAAACCATCGCCAGCGCCTCGGCGTTCCGCGAGGTCGCCGATGCGGGGTTGGGGGGCTGCGCCGAGA
- a CDS encoding TadE/TadG family type IV pilus assembly protein: MKSNRLALLRRFCRAGRGSVAVETALALPIVLAVGTLCADIYTVGLERERLEQRAGAIVSILGMQQELTQEGLQGLLDSVLPEEGLGNYQLLISNVRQTGALYWQLERGNADDLCTDNQAGYGETYPGDLPEKETEDGKEDISMVVVELCREGKDISLLGGLSLSNLLHVTSVNRVARGVIALDETLMQEAGMPEEDDE; encoded by the coding sequence GTGAAGAGTAACCGCCTGGCGCTGCTGCGCCGCTTTTGCCGCGCCGGACGGGGGTCCGTCGCGGTGGAAACGGCGCTGGCGCTGCCCATCGTGCTGGCGGTAGGCACGCTGTGCGCGGATATCTATACCGTCGGGTTGGAACGGGAAAGGCTGGAGCAGCGGGCCGGCGCCATCGTCTCCATTCTCGGCATGCAGCAGGAACTGACGCAAGAGGGGCTGCAAGGCCTGCTGGACAGTGTGCTGCCGGAGGAAGGGCTGGGTAATTACCAGTTGCTGATCAGCAATGTGCGTCAGACCGGGGCGCTGTACTGGCAGCTTGAGCGCGGCAATGCGGACGATCTGTGTACCGATAATCAGGCCGGTTACGGCGAAACCTATCCGGGCGATTTACCGGAAAAAGAGACGGAAGACGGCAAAGAGGACATTTCCATGGTGGTGGTGGAACTGTGCCGCGAAGGCAAAGACATCAGCCTGCTAGGCGGGCTGTCGCTGAGCAACCTGCTGCACGTTACCTCGGTAAATCGCGTGGCGAGGGGCGTTATCGCGCTGGATGAAACATTAATGCAGGAAGCGGGAATGCCGGAAGAAGATGATGAATAG
- a CDS encoding TadE/TadG family type IV pilus assembly protein yields the protein MRWRNDLDWRGTRGAIAVEVAFLVPVVLVGVMMLFELARIGLVIAVGSAALDKAVQTFRLDDLNNSSASAMGTDLKERMIGASYGYLQEDDLTVSVLHFDSLSQLGGLEISSDEDDGAVSDTLPVWSVTVQIKKAFLTPLPEVLTLGDTFRYQYKHVFGTELHSEE from the coding sequence ATGCGCTGGCGTAACGATCTGGATTGGCGCGGCACGCGCGGCGCGATCGCCGTAGAAGTGGCGTTTCTGGTGCCGGTGGTGCTGGTCGGGGTGATGATGCTGTTCGAACTGGCGCGCATCGGGCTGGTGATTGCCGTCGGCAGCGCGGCGCTGGATAAGGCGGTGCAGACATTTCGTCTCGACGATCTGAACAACAGCAGCGCCTCTGCGATGGGAACGGATCTGAAAGAGCGGATGATCGGCGCCTCGTATGGCTATCTGCAAGAGGATGACTTAACCGTCAGCGTGTTGCATTTCGATAGTCTGAGCCAGCTTGGCGGGCTGGAAATCTCTTCCGACGAGGATGACGGCGCCGTGTCGGATACGCTGCCCGTCTGGTCGGTCACGGTACAGATAAAAAAGGCGTTTCTGACCCCGTTGCCGGAAGTGCTGACGCTGGGCGACACCTTCCGCTATCAGTACAAACACGTTTTCGGCACGGAGCTGCACAGTGAAGAGTAA
- a CDS encoding tetratricopeptide repeat protein — MVALMAKQRRSLPLPALLVMSVLLAGCAGSTAIKGTKDEGLRLARLLRDQGRIEAATEVYARLDSRGELQGDELLEYASVAATVRPPQQALELYGRARQALGGGDGLKPQEALAICLGMGRAQLALGRHAMAQKDFACALQARPDSAGALNGMGVVMEAAGRHGEARQLFEKALHVNPADVAAMNNLALSWLVSGEADKAIGLLRSVEDNNANGKLNLALAYLYADRQEEARSTLAAIAQPQRIDELMAALNQRLQQMRQDNSRGETLLLSSRQRLQLSSPE; from the coding sequence ATGGTCGCTCTGATGGCAAAACAGAGACGCAGTCTGCCGCTGCCGGCGTTGCTGGTCATGAGCGTGCTGCTGGCGGGATGCGCCGGCTCCACGGCGATTAAAGGCACCAAGGACGAGGGGCTGCGTCTGGCGCGTTTACTGCGCGATCAGGGCCGCATCGAAGCGGCGACGGAAGTCTATGCCCGTCTCGACAGCCGCGGGGAACTGCAAGGCGATGAACTGCTGGAATATGCCAGCGTGGCGGCGACGGTGCGTCCGCCGCAGCAGGCGCTGGAGCTGTACGGCCGCGCCCGGCAGGCGCTGGGCGGCGGCGACGGGCTGAAACCGCAGGAAGCGCTGGCCATTTGTTTAGGCATGGGGCGGGCGCAGCTGGCGCTGGGGCGTCATGCGATGGCGCAGAAAGATTTTGCCTGTGCGCTGCAGGCGCGGCCGGATAGCGCGGGCGCCCTCAACGGCATGGGGGTGGTGATGGAGGCGGCCGGCAGGCACGGCGAAGCGCGCCAGCTGTTTGAAAAGGCGCTGCACGTCAACCCGGCGGATGTGGCGGCGATGAACAACCTGGCGCTTTCCTGGCTGGTGAGCGGGGAGGCGGATAAAGCCATCGGCCTGCTGCGTTCGGTGGAGGACAACAACGCCAACGGCAAGCTGAATCTGGCGCTGGCCTACCTCTACGCCGATCGTCAGGAGGAGGCGCGCAGCACGCTGGCCGCCATCGCGCAGCCGCAGCGTATTGACGAACTGATGGCGGCGCTCAACCAGCGTCTGCAACAGATGCGTCAGGACAATAGCCGCGGCGAAACGCTGCTGTTGTCCAGCCGTCAGCGTTTGCAACTTAGCAGCCCCGAGTGA
- a CDS encoding type II secretion system F family protein, which produces MTMFSDPLLLLALGLIGAGLYLARFHNSQRRYKQLAERMQAHLPAAPIGAASQDTILRGQGTTITPWMEKILLPIAQQGYRLSGSDRDRLNLRRLLDLAGFRRNEALGWLVMGKFAVGLLCAVALVQGWLPPADRLGLTGIAAGLIGFFVGTLLPEGWLKWRAAGRGEKLARAVPDALDLMVVCAEAGLPIGRVLQVVSKELGLSSPEMADELHYTAAELQILSDRTLAMMHLAERTRVAEIESMVATLIQAERYGTPLSQALRTIADESRKTLLLGLEEKAGKLPAQLSVPLMALILPPIIAIMASPALVRVIRLLTQ; this is translated from the coding sequence ATGACGATGTTTAGCGATCCCTTATTGCTGCTGGCGCTGGGGCTGATTGGCGCGGGGCTCTATCTTGCCCGTTTCCACAATAGCCAGCGGCGCTACAAACAATTGGCGGAGCGGATGCAGGCGCATTTGCCCGCCGCCCCTATAGGGGCGGCCTCTCAGGATACTATCCTGAGAGGCCAGGGAACAACAATAACTCCCTGGATGGAAAAAATTCTTTTACCGATAGCGCAACAGGGCTATCGCCTCTCCGGATCCGATCGGGATCGTCTTAACTTACGCCGCCTGCTTGATCTGGCCGGGTTCCGCCGTAACGAAGCGTTGGGCTGGCTGGTGATGGGTAAATTCGCAGTGGGATTGCTGTGCGCCGTGGCGCTGGTGCAGGGCTGGCTGCCGCCTGCCGATCGGCTGGGCCTGACCGGTATTGCCGCCGGGCTGATTGGCTTTTTCGTCGGTACGCTGCTGCCGGAAGGGTGGCTGAAATGGCGGGCCGCCGGCCGGGGAGAGAAGCTGGCGCGGGCGGTGCCGGACGCGCTGGATCTGATGGTGGTCTGCGCCGAGGCCGGCTTGCCGATCGGCCGGGTGTTGCAGGTGGTATCGAAAGAGCTGGGGCTGTCGTCGCCGGAAATGGCCGATGAGCTGCACTATACCGCCGCCGAGTTGCAGATCCTCTCCGATCGCACGCTGGCCATGATGCATCTGGCGGAAAGAACCCGGGTCGCGGAAATAGAAAGCATGGTCGCCACGCTGATTCAGGCCGAACGCTATGGTACGCCGCTGTCGCAGGCGTTACGCACCATCGCCGACGAAAGCCGGAAAACACTGCTGCTGGGGCTGGAAGAGAAAGCGGGCAAATTGCCGGCGCAGCTCAGCGTGCCGCTGATGGCGCTGATCCTGCCGCCGATTATCGCCATTATGGCCTCGCCGGCGCTGGTGCGGGTGATTCGGTTGCTGACGCAGTAA
- a CDS encoding type II secretion system F family protein, whose product MTDLRLNLITLLVFCCVLLLCFACYAWQKARQRRARREQRWQRILAEVEPRPAQPLSGSILRDEIKTPLMNVPLLGRWLAGIWSQLAFIGWKKNLRQRALILAALCLTLGMILGQRTLLPLTLGLVFALLLFIAIGTLLFRSALQKHLKALRESLPEAIDAITRSCRAGVPVANTFAIVAEHLTGPLANEFKTIDHWLKLGIPLRQVIQTSAGRVPMAEYRFFVVILIINQEAGGRLGETLERLSATLRARRELQLKVQSKTSEARASAKIVAALFPCCLAYLYMRSPDDFSFLFSDPVGTTVLIYALCSVTLGMLVTHFMVKRIS is encoded by the coding sequence ATGACCGACTTACGCCTCAATCTGATTACGCTGCTGGTGTTTTGCTGCGTACTGCTGCTGTGTTTCGCCTGTTATGCCTGGCAAAAAGCGCGTCAGCGCCGCGCCCGGCGTGAACAGCGCTGGCAGCGGATTTTAGCGGAGGTGGAGCCGCGGCCGGCGCAACCGCTCTCCGGTTCCATTCTGCGCGATGAGATCAAAACGCCGCTGATGAACGTGCCGCTGCTGGGGCGCTGGCTGGCCGGGATCTGGTCGCAACTGGCGTTTATCGGCTGGAAAAAGAACCTGCGCCAGCGGGCGCTGATTCTGGCGGCGCTGTGCCTGACGCTGGGTATGATCCTCGGGCAAAGAACGCTGCTGCCGCTGACGCTGGGGCTGGTTTTCGCGCTGCTGCTGTTTATCGCTATCGGAACCTTGCTGTTTCGTTCCGCGCTGCAAAAACACCTGAAAGCCTTACGTGAAAGTCTGCCGGAAGCCATTGACGCCATTACCCGCAGCTGCCGGGCGGGGGTGCCGGTGGCGAATACTTTTGCGATTGTGGCGGAGCATCTCACCGGGCCGCTGGCCAATGAATTTAAAACCATCGACCACTGGCTGAAGCTGGGCATTCCGCTGCGTCAGGTGATCCAGACCTCGGCGGGCCGGGTGCCGATGGCGGAGTATCGTTTCTTCGTGGTGATCCTGATTATTAACCAGGAAGCCGGCGGGCGGCTGGGAGAAACGCTGGAGCGGCTATCCGCCACCCTGCGCGCGCGCCGCGAGCTACAGCTTAAGGTGCAGTCGAAAACCTCGGAAGCGCGGGCATCGGCCAAAATTGTGGCGGCGCTGTTCCCCTGCTGTCTGGCCTATCTGTATATGCGTTCCCCGGACGATTTCAGCTTTTTGTTTTCCGATCCGGTGGGGACAACGGTGCTGATTTACGCCCTGTGCAGCGTCACGCTCGGCATGCTGGTGACGCATTTTATGGTCAAGCGGATAAGCTAA
- a CDS encoding CpaF family protein yields the protein MLIRRNNQQKGEAHKNTPQPAANVTELKARPPVESRAQPAASAPAASTPAARQADSRTGQRRLIRAQLYDQIDAGKAAMMGRDKLLVQIETVIRRICDEQRLQLSRQEEEAIAAEMLDEMTGIGPIQQLLADDTVNDILVNGAHQVFVERFGKLELSPITFIDEEHVFNTAQRIAAAVGRRIDEASPMVDARLPDGSRVNVITYPLAIDGTTISIRKFMRRNLSLEALAESRCMSYAMADVLNKAMQARINVIVSGGTGAGKTTLLNALSQKIGSDERIITIEDAAELQLQQEHVIRLETRPVSAEGTGRIDQRDLMRNALRMRPDRIILGEVRGGESFDMLQAMNTGHDGSLCTVHANTSRDSIQRLENMVMMASMQLPLLAIRRQIASAVHLIVQIERMRDGVRRVVSITEVCGMENEVIQLQDLFTFQITGKDAQGMLTGDYIQHIQRPQFYSDKAHLFDAP from the coding sequence ATGCTGATTCGTAGAAATAACCAGCAAAAAGGCGAGGCGCATAAAAATACGCCCCAACCCGCCGCCAATGTGACCGAACTGAAAGCGCGTCCGCCGGTTGAAAGCCGGGCGCAGCCTGCGGCGAGCGCCCCAGCGGCATCGACGCCGGCCGCGCGCCAGGCGGATAGTCGCACCGGCCAGCGGCGTTTGATCCGCGCGCAGCTCTACGATCAGATCGATGCCGGCAAAGCCGCCATGATGGGGCGCGACAAGCTGCTGGTGCAGATTGAAACCGTGATCCGCCGTATTTGCGACGAACAGCGTTTGCAGCTTTCCCGTCAGGAAGAAGAAGCTATCGCGGCGGAAATGCTGGACGAGATGACCGGTATCGGTCCGATCCAGCAGTTGCTGGCGGACGATACGGTCAACGACATTCTGGTGAACGGCGCCCATCAGGTGTTCGTCGAGCGTTTTGGCAAGCTGGAACTTTCGCCGATCACCTTTATCGATGAAGAGCATGTCTTCAATACCGCCCAGCGTATCGCGGCGGCGGTCGGGCGGCGTATCGACGAGGCCAGCCCGATGGTGGACGCCCGTTTGCCGGACGGCAGCCGCGTCAATGTGATCACCTATCCGCTGGCCATCGACGGCACCACTATCTCCATTCGTAAATTCATGCGCCGCAACCTGTCGCTGGAAGCGCTGGCGGAAAGCCGCTGTATGTCGTACGCCATGGCCGATGTGCTGAATAAGGCGATGCAGGCGCGGATTAACGTGATTGTCTCCGGCGGTACCGGGGCCGGTAAAACCACGCTGCTCAATGCGCTGTCGCAAAAAATCGGCAGCGACGAACGCATCATCACCATTGAGGACGCCGCCGAACTGCAATTACAGCAGGAGCATGTGATCCGGCTGGAAACCCGCCCGGTCAGCGCCGAAGGCACCGGCCGTATCGACCAGCGCGATTTGATGCGCAATGCCCTGCGTATGCGTCCCGATCGCATCATCCTCGGCGAAGTGCGCGGCGGCGAAAGTTTCGACATGTTGCAGGCGATGAACACCGGTCACGACGGTTCGCTGTGTACCGTTCACGCCAACACCTCGCGTGATTCGATCCAGCGTCTGGAAAATATGGTGATGATGGCCAGCATGCAACTGCCGCTGCTGGCGATCCGCCGCCAGATCGCCAGCGCGGTACATCTGATCGTGCAGATCGAGCGTATGCGCGACGGGGTGCGCCGCGTGGTGTCGATCACCGAAGTCTGCGGCATGGAAAACGAGGTGATCCAGCTACAGGATCTGTTCACTTTCCAGATCACCGGCAAGGATGCGCAGGGCATGCTGACCGGCGACTACATCCAGCACATCCAGCGCCCGCAGTTCTACAGCGACAAAGCGCATCTGTTTGATGCGCCGTGA
- a CDS encoding CpaD family pilus assembly lipoprotein produces MQSSAGPLLRLTLCAVCLLLAACGDRSVNSQRMQRYQQPALAPIEVRPSSLAVTLQVAANGRGFTPESLRQLNVMLKDQGRLSKQTLTLIPRSVRGEQMAGRLAGVLKNAGADARKVKQMRISSAAGQSGDLEVISEALAVKTTRCQVNDPDLLMVKPFEGMGYLGCATQNNLALMVAEPRDLIQAKTLDDADGVAAVNSIERYHANDVTDLIDIDFDED; encoded by the coding sequence ATGCAATCGTCAGCCGGCCCGCTATTGCGCCTGACGCTCTGCGCCGTCTGTTTGCTGCTGGCGGCCTGCGGCGATCGTTCGGTGAACAGCCAGCGTATGCAGCGTTACCAGCAGCCGGCGCTGGCGCCGATCGAAGTCCGTCCTTCCTCGTTGGCGGTCACGCTACAGGTGGCGGCCAATGGGCGCGGCTTTACCCCGGAATCGCTCAGGCAGCTCAACGTGATGCTCAAAGATCAGGGGCGGCTCTCCAAACAGACGCTGACGCTGATCCCGCGCAGCGTGCGCGGCGAACAGATGGCCGGACGGCTGGCCGGCGTATTGAAAAATGCCGGCGCCGATGCGCGCAAAGTGAAACAGATGCGTATCTCTTCCGCCGCCGGCCAGTCCGGCGATCTGGAGGTGATCTCCGAAGCGCTGGCGGTAAAAACCACCCGCTGCCAGGTGAACGACCCGGATTTGCTGATGGTGAAACCCTTTGAGGGCATGGGCTATCTGGGCTGCGCCACGCAAAACAATCTGGCGCTGATGGTGGCGGAACCGCGGGATTTGATTCAGGCGAAAACCCTGGATGACGCGGACGGCGTGGCGGCGGTCAACAGCATCGAACGTTATCACGCCAATGACGTGACCGATCTTATCGATATTGATTTTGATGAAGACTAA
- a CDS encoding type II and III secretion system protein family protein — MTMFSLFLKSDFWDTGKRLLAACWLAMLMPVTVCAAGISEVAETNVVHMTVHQGRLLQLDGLPDSVLVADPEIASFELPSPGNLFIYAKSVGSTTLYAMDENGNVINAIRIVSEHDLKALRERLKREFPAADIQLEAGIPSGVIVRGSVDTPQDAKRVIDSVQAYIAASSSSPSGGGGGGGQGLPGSSETSGKVINQLKIKTPSQINIRVRVVEVSRNLTHELGFNWDASLNRGSANFGLGTGTVSGFFDSSTGAFTGVEGSSFFGANVGGGEGSLSGLLSAMNKQGMASILAEPNLTAMSGETAAFAAGGEVPVVIITNNNVNIDYKSYGVILRMTPTLLSANRISLHIAPEVSELTSVGSVQLEGGSTIPALTVRRADTTVELASGQSFALAGMLRSANSQTVTGVPGLSSIPVIGRAFENESTSHEETELVIIATAYVVEPVNAGDLQTPGQGVKTLDSVMPSYGAVGYLY, encoded by the coding sequence ATGACGATGTTTTCCTTGTTTTTGAAATCGGACTTCTGGGATACCGGCAAACGATTGCTGGCCGCCTGCTGGCTCGCCATGCTGATGCCTGTGACAGTTTGCGCCGCGGGCATTTCCGAAGTCGCGGAAACCAACGTGGTGCATATGACGGTGCATCAAGGGCGTTTATTGCAACTGGATGGCTTGCCGGACAGCGTACTGGTGGCCGATCCGGAGATCGCCAGTTTTGAACTGCCTTCTCCGGGCAATCTGTTTATCTATGCCAAGAGCGTGGGCAGCACCACGCTGTATGCAATGGATGAAAACGGCAATGTCATCAATGCCATCCGCATCGTTTCCGAACACGACCTGAAAGCCCTGAGAGAGCGCCTGAAACGGGAATTCCCGGCGGCGGATATCCAACTGGAAGCCGGCATCCCCAGCGGCGTTATCGTGCGCGGCAGCGTCGATACCCCGCAGGATGCCAAACGGGTGATTGACAGCGTACAGGCTTATATCGCCGCCTCTTCCTCCTCCCCGTCCGGCGGCGGTGGAGGCGGCGGACAGGGGCTGCCCGGCAGCAGCGAAACGTCCGGCAAAGTCATCAACCAGCTAAAAATCAAAACCCCGTCGCAAATCAATATTCGCGTACGGGTGGTGGAAGTATCGCGCAATCTGACGCACGAACTGGGCTTCAACTGGGACGCCTCGCTTAACCGGGGCAGCGCCAACTTTGGTCTGGGTACCGGTACGGTGAGCGGCTTTTTTGATTCCAGCACCGGCGCCTTTACCGGCGTGGAGGGCAGCAGCTTCTTCGGCGCCAATGTCGGCGGCGGCGAAGGGTCGCTCAGCGGGCTGCTGTCCGCCATGAACAAACAGGGCATGGCGTCGATACTGGCGGAACCGAACCTGACCGCCATGTCCGGCGAAACCGCCGCCTTTGCCGCCGGCGGCGAAGTGCCGGTGGTCATCATTACCAATAACAACGTCAATATCGACTACAAATCGTACGGCGTGATCCTGCGCATGACGCCGACGCTGCTCTCCGCCAACCGCATCAGCCTGCATATCGCGCCGGAAGTCAGCGAATTGACCTCGGTCGGTTCCGTGCAACTGGAAGGGGGATCGACCATTCCCGCGCTGACCGTACGCCGCGCCGATACCACGGTGGAACTGGCCAGCGGGCAGAGTTTTGCGCTGGCGGGCATGTTGCGCAGCGCCAACAGCCAGACGGTGACCGGCGTGCCGGGTTTAAGCAGCATCCCGGTTATCGGTCGGGCATTTGAAAATGAATCAACAAGTCATGAGGAAACCGAACTGGTGATTATCGCCACCGCCTATGTGGTGGAGCCGGTGAACGCGGGCGATCTTCAGACGCCGGGGCAGGGGGTCAAAACGCTGGACTCGGTGATGCCAAGCTACGGCGCCGTGGGCTACCTCTACTGA
- the cpaB gene encoding Flp pilus assembly protein CpaB, whose amino-acid sequence MKVNSTYVLAGALILAGIIALLVRGHLSSPRPAPPQAVVKAPEQIAVLVAAKDLHPGDFLDASSLRWQVTAEPVSRTFNFIRGKDSQTLLLGATLRETVTEGTPLTSNVVVKPNEPGFVAAVLRKGMRAISIPTNAVASNAGLVAAGDRVDIILSLKKDEQPELQASRTQAIALPLLASQTIVRDLRVLALNNQTDTDVRPRQDVVLEDSGETDASTRSRASAANNRPRTVSYQTVTVEVTPQQAEVLAVAKEVGMLHLALRSATPDEQEDLGQDTARRVTTLSQSTSIYNGLSGSGHQVKVFRGAQKDVLTFPSR is encoded by the coding sequence ATGAAAGTTAACTCTACATATGTACTGGCAGGGGCGTTAATCCTGGCAGGGATTATTGCGCTGCTGGTGCGCGGTCATTTGTCGTCCCCCCGGCCCGCTCCACCGCAGGCCGTGGTAAAAGCGCCGGAGCAAATTGCTGTTCTGGTCGCCGCCAAAGATCTGCATCCCGGCGATTTTCTCGACGCCTCCTCGCTGCGCTGGCAGGTGACGGCAGAGCCGGTATCCCGCACGTTTAATTTCATTCGCGGCAAAGACAGCCAGACGCTGCTGCTGGGCGCCACGCTGCGCGAAACGGTGACCGAAGGCACGCCGCTCACCAGCAATGTGGTGGTGAAGCCCAATGAGCCGGGTTTCGTCGCCGCCGTATTGCGTAAGGGGATGCGCGCAATCTCTATTCCCACGAATGCGGTGGCGAGTAACGCCGGTCTGGTGGCGGCGGGCGATCGGGTGGACATCATTCTCAGCCTGAAAAAAGACGAACAGCCGGAGTTGCAGGCAAGCCGCACGCAAGCGATCGCGTTACCTCTGCTGGCATCGCAAACCATCGTGCGCGATTTACGCGTTCTGGCGTTGAACAATCAGACCGATACCGACGTTCGCCCCCGGCAGGACGTAGTGCTGGAAGATAGCGGCGAGACGGATGCCTCAACCCGTAGCCGCGCCTCTGCCGCCAACAATCGGCCGCGTACCGTCAGTTACCAGACGGTAACGGTCGAGGTCACACCGCAACAGGCCGAGGTGCTGGCGGTGGCGAAAGAGGTCGGCATGCTGCATCTGGCGTTACGCAGCGCAACGCCGGACGAACAGGAAGATCTTGGTCAGGATACGGCGCGGCGGGTAACCACGCTCTCGCAAAGCACCAGCATCTATAACGGCCTGTCCGGCAGCGGCCATCAGGTCAAGGTGTTCCGGGGCGCGCAGAAAGACGTACTGACGTTCCCCTCCCGATAG
- a CDS encoding A24 family peptidase, translated as MAAYYAHWLQTALLAGCLLWCIGTDLLARKIPNQAILILLAGWLLFRLLDVLQAGGPDMPQLWQALWALPGAALVLVVGFLLFLTGRLGAGDVKLISVLCLWVGYGHQIVFVMITALAGGVLALGLPLLNTVPTAVAMGIQTTNRIFKSRLPIPPALPADLLQGIPYGVAIAFGAMYVLIFPLF; from the coding sequence GTGGCGGCGTATTACGCGCACTGGCTGCAAACGGCATTACTGGCGGGATGTTTGCTGTGGTGCATCGGCACCGACCTGCTGGCGCGCAAAATCCCCAATCAGGCGATATTGATTTTATTGGCGGGCTGGTTGTTGTTCCGTCTGCTGGATGTGCTGCAAGCCGGCGGGCCGGATATGCCGCAGCTATGGCAGGCGCTGTGGGCGTTGCCGGGCGCGGCGCTTGTTCTGGTTGTCGGTTTCCTGCTTTTCCTCACCGGCAGGCTTGGCGCCGGCGATGTGAAGCTGATAAGCGTGTTATGTCTGTGGGTGGGATATGGACACCAGATCGTCTTCGTCATGATCACCGCGCTGGCGGGGGGCGTGCTGGCGCTGGGGCTGCCCCTGCTCAATACCGTACCGACGGCGGTCGCCATGGGTATTCAAACCACCAACCGGATATTTAAAAGCCGGTTACCCATACCGCCCGCGTTGCCCGCCGATCTTTTGCAGGGGATCCCTTACGGGGTAGCCATTGCATTCGGCGCGATGTACGTCCTGATTTTCCCCTTGTTTTAG